A genomic stretch from Pomacea canaliculata isolate SZHN2017 linkage group LG2, ASM307304v1, whole genome shotgun sequence includes:
- the LOC112557838 gene encoding hepatic lectin-like, with translation MALNPFMVFHLFLTDVALQGHPEMLDQSVYVTSPLTCAARCLSIDLCQAFFLKKSEDKYRCTPAYRRFVRQLGYTFIFSEGQDLYHVHGDRCKPDSGLYWYTYLQFCFMFSSQQATYNVAKQDCEAKGFRIVDLNMDLKYNMTRLRILHFSDLNQRSYFIGAERSPGQNNWTWVDGSAAKNLDWAPGQPSGVTENCIDLHLYRDFRINDQGCEYSLGYVCELPNP, from the exons ATGGCCCTCAATCCGTTCATGGTGTTCCATCTTTTCCTGACGGATGTGGCCTTGCAGGGTCACCCAGAAATGCTCGATCAGTCCGTGTACGTCACTTCCCCTTTGACATGCGCGGCGCGCTGTCTGAGCATTGACCTGTGTCAGGCGTTTTTCCTCAAGAAGTCTGAAGACAAGTACAGGTGTACGCCGGCATACCGTCGCTTTGTTCGCCAGCTAGGCTACACATTCATCTTCTCAGAGGGTCAGGATCTGTACCACGTGCATGGAG ACAGGTGCAAGCCAGACAGCGGCCTGTACTGGTACACGTATCTCCAGTTCTGCTTCATGTTCAGTTCCCAGCAGGCTACCTACAATGTCGCCAAGCAGGACTGTGAGGCTAAGGGCTTTCGCATAGTTGACCTAAACATGGACCTCAAGTACAACATGACGAGACTTCGCATCCTGCACTTTTCAG ATTTAAATCAGCGGTCGTACTTCATTGGGGCGGAGAGAAGTCCTGGTCAAAACAACTGGACATGGGTGGATGGATCAGCAGCCAAGAACCTGGACTGGGCTCCAGGTCAACCAAGTGGCGTCACAGAAAATTGCATCGATCTTCACTTGTATCGTGATTTCAGAATCAATGACCAGGGTTGTGAGTATAGCCTAGGATATGTTTGTGAGCTACCGAATCCATAA
- the LOC112557303 gene encoding C-type lectin domain family 6 member A-like codes for MISSQQATYSVAKQDCEAKGFRLAFLNTDLKYNMTRLRLLHFSDFSQRSYFIGAERGPGQNTWTWVDGSEVKNLDWAPGEPSNATENCIDLIFFGTFRMNDENCAYGLGYVCDVPNP; via the exons ATGATCAGTTCCCAGCAGGCTACCTACAGTGTCGCCAAGCAGGATTGTGAGGCTAAGGGCTTTCGCTTAGCTTTCCTAAACACGGACCTCAAGTACAACATGACGAGACTTCGCCTCCTGCACTTTTCAG ATTTTAGTCAACGGTCGTACTTCATTGGGGCGGAGAGAGGTCCTGGTCAAAACACCTGGACATGGGTGGACGGATCGGAAGTCAAGAACCTGGACTGGGCTCCAGGTGAACCCAGCAACGCAACAGAAAATTGCATTGatcttattttctttggtaCATTTCGCATGAATGACGAGAATTGTGCCTATGGCCTAGGGTACGTGTGTGATGTACCGAATCCATAG
- the LOC112558094 gene encoding macrophage mannose receptor 1-like: MALSPFMVFHLFLTDVALQGHPEMLDQSVYVTSPMTCAARCLSIDLCQAFFLKKSEDKYRCTPAYRRFVRQLGYTFIFSEGQHLYHVHGDRCKPDSGLYWYPYLQFCFMFSSQQATYNVAKQDCEAKGFRIVVLNTDLKYNMTRLRILHFSDLNQRSYFIGAERSPGQNNWTWVDGSAAKNLDWAPGQPSGVTENCIDLHLYRDFRINDQGYKCKPESGLYWYPYLQFCFMISSQQATYSVAKQDCEAKGFRLAFLNTDLKYNMTRLRLLHFSDFSQRSYFIGAERGPGQNTWTWVDGSEVKNLDWAPGEPSNATENCIDLIFFGTFRMNDENCAYGLGYVCDVPNP, translated from the exons ATGGCCCTCAGTCCGTTCATGGTGTTCCATCTTTTCCTGACGGATGTGGCCTTGCAAGGTCACCCAGAAATGCTAGATCAGTCCGTGTACGTCACTTCCCCTATGACATGCGCGGCGCGCTGTCTGAGCATTGACCTGTGTCAGGCGTTTTTCCTCAAGAAGTCTGAAGACAAGTACAGGTGTACGCCGGCATACCGTCGCTTCGTTCGCCAGCTAGGCTACACATTCATCTTCTCGGAGGGTCAGCATCTGTACCACGTGCATGGAG ACAGGTGCAAGCCAGACAGCGGCCTGTACTGGTACCCGTATCTCCAGTTCTGCTTCATGTTCAGTTCCCAGCAGGCCACCTACAATGTCGCCAAGCAGGACTGTGAGGCTAAGGGCTTTCGCATAGTTGTCCTAAACACGGACCTCAAGTACAACATGACGAGACTTCGCATCCTGCACTTTTCAG ATTTAAATCAGCGGTCGTACTTCATTGGGGCGGAGAGAAGTCCTGGTCAAAACAACTGGACATGGGTGGATGGATCAGCAGCCAAGAACCTGGACTGGGCTCCAGGTCAACCAAGTGGCGTCACAGAAAATTGCATCGATCTTCACTTGTATCGTGATTTCAGAATCAATGACCAGGGTT acaAGTGCAAGCCAGAAAGCGGCCTGTACTGGTACCCGTATCTCCAGTTCTGCTTCATGATCAGTTCCCAGCAGGCTACCTACAGTGTCGCCAAGCAGGATTGTGAGGCTAAGGGCTTTCGCTTAGCTTTCCTAAACACGGACCTCAAGTACAACATGACGAGACTTCGCCTCCTGCACTTTTCAG ATTTTAGTCAACGGTCGTACTTCATTGGGGCGGAGAGAGGTCCTGGTCAAAACACCTGGACATGGGTGGACGGATCGGAAGTCAAGAACCTGGACTGGGCTCCAGGTGAACCCAGCAACGCAACAGAAAATTGCATTGatcttattttctttggtaCATTTCGCATGAATGACGAGAATTGTGCCTATGGCCTAGGGTACGTGTGTGATGTACCGAATCCATAG